Sequence from the Papaver somniferum cultivar HN1 unplaced genomic scaffold, ASM357369v1 unplaced-scaffold_150, whole genome shotgun sequence genome:
CACTATCAACACTATAAcctagaagaaaaaagaaaaaaaaaacaatatatcATCGGGGTAAAAAGAAAATACAATCTGTGAATCGCCTTATGTGCAGTAATTGATTAAATGAAAAAACAAGCAAAACAAAGTCAAAGTTAACCCCACCCTTTTAAATGCTATTGTTGCACCTAATACTGCAGTTTGTAGAAAcctacttcttttctatcttcaaTTCACAAATACAAAGATATGAAAGCAGTTATTTATTTGTTTACCCAAATGCAGAAGGCTCATTCAACACCCAACTTTTACTGTTTGAGAAATTAAAAGTCAGGGAAAAAGAGCACGCAACTTACACACCCTAATATCATATAGTGTTTTTAactttttatcttcttctaaaaaTTATGTGCATGACACCTTTTTTACTAATATTGTTGCTCAACTACAATCCATATATATATTAGGAGGGGACAGGGGAGATCTAACATATTCAATCAAGATTAGTGTGCTTCCTGTCAGAAAATGGTAAAGAGGATTCTTACGTCGTCTTTTCGATCTTGATTATTTTCGCTAACCAAACATTCGTTGAAAATCCATATCACATGAAATGTAATAATGTGACGCATCACGAATATGAGAAGCGTGATATCCGCTTGTTCGGGTAACAACTTGAGAAGTCCTTTGGTTTTGGATTCAGTTTTCAAGAGGGCCACTAAAAGAGTAACATCAGACTACATTTAAAGAAAAACACCAACAGTATACAGTAATAATGAATCGGCTGCTCAGGAAAATACAAAAATTTCAAGCCTAGAATTTTCATCCAGCTCACATACTACAGCTATTGcgtattttctttgttatgtaACTTATGTACAAAAAACCTCAAAGGATATAAGGAAATTTGTTACTCACATATGCAGTTTATGGGAGACTTCGTCAGATGTACTTCCTTGCTCATTATATGGATATATGGATACCTATAACAAACAAGAAACCAAAAAAGAATATTATTTTGTGGTTCAAAAACttaaaacttgaaaaacaagaggGGTATTGTTGCGAAACAAAATTCCAGCAAGAAGATATAAAACAAATAGAGGCCTGCAAGTAACTAAAAGTATAACACTCCACTGTAACTATCTGTAATGCACTGCATTCTGCAAAGTTCAGTGACACATGGATGAAGCTCCCTGACATATATTCGAATTTTAACAAGATCAGTGTATGCAACTAGTTCAGTACAGCCTCGTATATACGTTAGGCAATGGATTGAACCCTGTTGGCCCAAAATCGACTAAATCTCATACATGGAAAACAACATGCAGCATTAGAGTCATTCAATAATGTATTTATGAGACAGTACCAGTAGCCAATGGTACCAAGAAAGCAGAACATCTAGCAATCATTTTGTCTATGAAAGCACCTACAATTCTATACAACTTAAAATGTGTATCCAACTTACAGTGAGATTCATATCCATGTAAAAACAAAAGCAGACCAGTTATCAGTATTTTAGTGTTTACCATTTCCCTGAACTTGCAGATCAGTACAATCCTGATGTAGGGTAGTAGTAATACCCAAACTGCTAGTGTAGTAGTAACTGAAAAGAGTAAACCATAATACCTACAGCATGTGTGTGTGATGGTTATCATCCTATTGTCCATTCTATCCATATCCTCACTTAACCCGTAGactttttgttgttctttacaCGGTATGTTTATATAAGAACCGCTAGACCATCTTATTAGTAGCTAACCTCTAAGGCTTAAGCGAAAATTACAAAGATGCCACCACTAGAGGTAACAGGAAAACAAAGAACACCCAAAAGAAGTTGTCATCTGTATGACCCAGAAACTGAGCTTCCAGTTCACGAGTATTACAGGGAGGATACTTCCGAACAGTGGGGATATCATGATGGTGTAATTATGCGCTGACCCAATGCAGATGTGGGAGCTAGACACGTAAACGATCATCCCGCAAGTGTTGCACAGTAATGAGACTCGTATAAGGTTCTAGCTTACTGTAAAGAGTCTACTCAGAACCCAGTGTCTACTATCGACTCAATTATAATGTTCAGAACAAATTGCCCATTATTTCCAATTAGACAACTCCGGAATCATTTCTCCCCAAGGTCTACATCCAAATTCAAGAGAGCACCAATTAAATTGAAGTTTCACATTCCCTTTTCATTACAGAAAATGGTGTATTTGCATACAAGGTCTAGCCATGATTTGGTGTTTGACTAGAAGGTTTGACCATTTTAAAAGGCTGGATAGTTTGTCCAATTTAGTATTTGTGTACTGCCGTCGACCGTATTTAGGTGATGCCAGTATCCAATCACTAAACTGGACAATTGAATACCCAGATCACAAGCAGGGTTAGAATGAAGTAACCCAAACACCAAATAACCcttaactaaaaaaataaaaatgaaaaagtcATACAGACTCTACCTGGTGCCCCCAGCTTTTTTCCCCTGCCATTTTCCCCCAATACGTGGCACCCATCTAAACCCTACATCTGGGAATGGTGAACCAGTTTAGGGGAGCAGTGGGTCCTAGCTGAACAGTCATGGAACACGCCATTCCCAAATGTAAGGTTTAGATGGGTGCCACGTAGTGGGGGGAAATGGTGGGGGGAAGTGGGGGCACCGAGTTAGTTTACTGCTGTGTAGGGACATTAGGCATTGCCTCTCATTAGAGTGATGAGTTCAAGTATACTACTGTTAATTAAGCTAGAGCTGACAATGGCATACAGAGATAAGCAATAAAGATATTCAACTTATTTACAAGTCAAACAGTCCCAAATAAAATAGCATTATGTCTTTATTATTTTTACCCTAAATGACAGAGATGTTTGATGTGTCTAAACTTCATAAAAATCTATTCATGAATCTCAACAACTTCCTATTTTCATGCACAAACAATACCCTACTGCAGTTACTCGGTCCAAATAATTAGTACGGAACTCCATTGTGGACCATCATTTTGGCTAACAATGTAAAACCCCAAAAGAAACTACCCAAATTTGCTTGTGTCTGGCTCTTACTACCCTTTCAATTTAGCTCAGGTAAGGACTTCTAAATCAAATTTTTGAGCCATGTTTTGCACGTTTCCAAACTCAAGTAAAGCAAACACAACTTTTACAACATAACCACTTTTTTGTGCAGCTAGCCCCTCGATATTACTGATAAGGACTTAAAACGATCAACTAAAGTTCCCACATGTCACATGGGAGTTCTACTGGCCCAATAACATAACGAGGAAAAATAATCAAGCCACCAAAAATGCTTCTCAGAGAAACAATAGTGATGCATTGCTAATCAAATTCTAAAATCGGCTAAATTCAGAAAAGGATGATGGTTGATTGGCAATCCCCATACACATGGGCACTTAAATTGAAAGTAACCTCGACGCAAAGTTAGGATTTAAGATGGCTCTAAGATGTAACAAGGAAAGCCAATATAAGCTATCGCATCTCAAGCCTCATATGAAATATAAAATTCTACTAAAGCTCCGAGCTATATGAGCAAAACAGGACTTCATTCGAACAAGGCGTAAAAAGTTGAACTCACTAGCATATTTCAACAACAAAACTATAGCCAAAAGTAGCATAACACATTAATCTAAGCAATTTCAGTATACTCACAAGGTTAAAGAAAATGCAAAGTATAAGGTGAACAAGTATGTATGTGCAGTAATTAGGTGAACAAAAGGGAATTAAAACAACAAAGTCAAAACTTAATCCCCCACCCTTTCAGATGCAGTTGTTGCACCTAACACTGCAGTTTGCAGAAAACCTACTACTATTCTAACTTCAATTAAACGCAAAACTAATAAACAAATAGATAAGCAGTTGTTTAATTGTCTTCCCCAAATGCAAAAAGCCTCTCATTCAATACCGAACAATTTCACTGTTATAGTAATTATAATTCAGGAAAAAAGAGGGTAAATGGCTTGGAAGTTGAAATACATTACTTAAAATTACACCTAGATAATAGAGACATCTAAATCTAGAGAACAGACATTTATTTAATTACAGAGAAGAACAAGGAACATAGTTCTAATGAGCATGCATCTTGATCTGTGTATAGTAGAAAAGAGTTGAAAAAATATGTGTACTATGACATACAGAACGACATAGAGCATTCACCTTCTAGTAGTAtaacaattaaaaataaagagACGCTGTAATGGTTCATATTCAGCTCCATACTGCTGTCTCCATTTTGGAGACCAGCGAAATCTATCATGAAGTGTTTATAACACTTTTGTGGTAAAGGTACAGCACTTATATTGTCACCCAACTATATTCCACGTAAATGTTATGAGAGTGCAGGAGAGATGCCACATGTTCAATCAAAATTAGCATGCTTCCTGATAGAAAATGGTAAAGGGGACTCTTGAGTTCTCTTGTCTATCTAGGTTCTTTCCGCAAACAAAACTTTCATTAATAATCGATATCATTTGAAGTGTTAATAATATGACCCATCACGCATAAGAGAAACACGATATTGCCTGCTTTAGTAAGAACTTCAGAAGCACTTTGATTCCGGTTTGGGTTAATCAAGAAAGTCACCTAAGAGAGTAATATCTGACGGCTTCCAAACTAAAACACCGGAAGTAACAATGAATCGGCTactcaggaaaatccaaagattTCAAGCCTACAATTTTCATCTAGCTCACATTATACAGCTACTGAGTATACAGCTACTGAGTAAAGAAAATTCGTTACTCACAATCAGTTTATGGGAGCCGCAGTTTCACCATCTCCCTGGACTTCATCATACATTCCTGCTTGCTCATTAAACGAATACCTAAACCAAAATAAAAGAGCAAAAAAGAATATTATTTTAGTTGTGGCTCATATGCTTAAAACTTGAAAACTAAAGGGGTCCATTTGCGAAACAAAATTCCAGCAAGTGGATACAAAAAGAACAGAGGCTGCAAGCCACTGATTATATAATAAGCACTCCACCATTTTCGCCGTGTTACACGGATGAAGCTCCTAACCAATAATCCAATTATAACGAGATTTGTGTATGTAATATGCTCAGTACAGCCTCGTTTTTATGTGGCAATTGACTGAACTGCGTCTGCTTAAAAAAAAATCCCAAGCATGGATAACAAAAGAAGTAGCAGTATAGATTAGAATGAATACATAGACTGAGAGCAATGCTAACTGCTAAAAGGTATTTATGACACCAATACTAGTGGTCAATGGTACCCAAAAGTCAATGGTACCCGAAAACAAAATATGCAATCATTTCGTCTATGAAAGTGCATACAACTCTAACTAACTTAACATGTATATATAACTTGCAAAGAACTTCGAATCCATGTCTAAACAAAAGCAGACAATTTATGTCAGAGTATCTTAGTGTTTACCATTTTCCGGAACTTGCGGAGCAGTATAGTCCTGATGTAGGATCATAGTAATAGCCCAAACTGCTACTGTAGTAGTAACTGAAAAGAGGAAAAAAGTATCAAGTCAGCATACTAAGGAGCACACCTAACAATGGAGAATACTGAGCTAGAGAAAAAAAACCACAATTTAAGCACAACCCAGGACCAGAAACCAACGCACTGGAATCACTTTTTTTTAATTGCTTATGTAAAGATGGTAACACTGCTACACTTAGATTTAACCATCATGTAGGACGTACTTCACAAAAGACCACTTCTTCCAGTGTTCCAAGGTTGTAGACAAGTGAACCTGATAAAATATCATTCTATATACAAAATTCCAGGTTCTTCAGGGTTGGTGGTCAAGTTAGCTACTACCTCAGCTAGCTACATTCGTTTGCTATTACTATAaggataaagaaaacaaaaacaaaaaaaacgagAAAGATACAATCAAGATGAAGCTGACCAACTACTTACCCAGATGACTCATCGAAAATATAATCACTTTGCAGATCCGCACCTGCACATTCGACAAAAAGAAAAGGTAAGAGAAACTGAGGAAGCACATGGTACAGTGAAACTAAATTTTATAACTTAATTAATGACTTCATTTATCAGGTAAAATATCTTATTAGGACACTCCTTACCTTCTGATGGAAGTTCTTCTCCAACTGAACCAGAAATGAAACCATTCACATCTGATGAAGCATTTGAAACAGGCCCTTTGTCATCTTCGGCAAACATATCAAAGTCGTCATCAGCATTTCCAGATATATCTTGTATGGAAGCGGAACCCGCACCTAAGAATATACCCTCCCTAGCACGAGCTAACCTCTCATATCCTTCTGAGGAAAGCAGAAAAGGTGGAAGAACAAATTGTCAATCACATTGACAGCACTAACCAAGAACCAGCGCTCGCAGAAATTAAAGCAACAGACAAATTTTCCAAAAACATTGTATAGGGTAGAATTCCAAGAACATTGTATATGGTAGAAAAAAGATCACAATCGTCAAAAAGAAAGCTCAAGGGTTTCATAACACTAAAAAAAGGGACGAAATGTTGCAAGGCTTAAACATGTGAACTCTACATTCATCATACGCTAAAGACCTCAAGTACGTAGAATTCTGCCTATGATCGTACTGCTTTTCAATCTGTATCTAGAGCTATACTGCCAGTTGAACTGCACTCAAATCTTTCTAATGAAAATGTACATTCAGATAGCTCCTACCATGCATCACTAAGTTTTTTCAAACAGAGTAGAGGGAGCTCATAAAATTTCTATTAATATACACACTGCAAAAAAAATTCATATGAAAACATTGGTGGCCCTGGTGTGGGCTATTAGCATAACAATGCTTCTCTGACCAAGACTATTTTGGATGACCTCAAGGTTGTGGTAACTAAATTTATCAGTAAAACATGGAATGAGAAGTAAGGCAAACATAAAACTGACCTGCCTCGCGCTCAAAAGCTTCCTTTTTCTCGTTGTAAACATCTGCAGAGCAAAATAAGCACCACATAATTAATGTTACACATCCAAAAGTGAGAGAATTAAAAGAATATACTGCATTGCCTCCATATAATACCAGTCATATACAAGATAACAATGTTACGAATTAGGTTTGTTCATATGAGTATGCGTACCATAATCACCATTATCCATCAGCTTCATTGAGTCTTCTGTAAGCTGATCAAATATAAGTTTTATTTGTTCTGGCATCTTCTCTTTCTTTCCATTCGAGGTGCCTTTCAACCTTTTCAGAGCTTGTAAGACctgagaaaatgaaaataaatagaaATTGAGATGAATGGAAACAAATAAATGCTAATGAACACCTTGAGCATAGTTAAACAGAGAAATTACAtaaaaaacaatccacaatagCGAACAGTGTAGTAAGAGAAGCTCACTACTGCTCTTTAACCTGATTACATACTATAATTAATTCACCAGTGGCAACTATTCACTCAAACGTTAGAGTAAGTGATATGATGTACGTAATATGATTCTCCTTTGCCATCAACATCGTAaatgtggaaaaaaaaaattgtgctcaGAGAAGAAGTTTATtatgtattatttttttaagTTCCTTTCTTTCTAAGAGGTGGTACAATCCAGAATTTTGGTTGCCATGTCAAGTTTGGCTAAAACCCCTAGCGGAAGTATCAAATTTTCCATTGGAGTTTAATTCTTTTAATATGCTCCACGCAGGTTCTACGAAACATTTTTGACAACTTCAGTGTCTCAGTTATGATTTCTAGTTATTTTGTGTGGAGTCACTGGGGGTAATAAGACAAATACGGCTTTCACAGAGACAGGTAACAAGAAGGCCGAAAGTACTGACATCGCAGTGAGGTAGATGATCAGCTTTAAGAGCGATGACTAAATGCAAACTAAACAGACTTGAGTTCAGCGAAAAAATGCATGGGCAATATCTGGTAATTCGAGGAAAGCATAACTTACAGTCTCCTCTGGCTCAAGAAGGTCTGCGATACGCCTCTTGAGTTTTCCAACATCATCAGACGAAAGTTCATCGGCTTCCTCGTCATCTTTTACCTTATTAAAGCTTTTTTCAGCAAAGCTTTTTGGGGCAAAATTTGATTCAGCGTCAACACTATCCAGCCATGCATCCTACAAATACATAAGAAGTGTAAGAGGTCCCATCCAACAATGGGAAGAATGTAGATGAAATGAAGAGGTCGCTGATGATCGTCATCATCAGAACAAAATAATAAGACATTTTTCCTTTTACCTTAACGCCTTTGTCAGTGGCATAATGAACAAAATTGCCGTTTTCATCAAAATAGCCATCCTCTCTCTCTTGTTCCAGGTTAAATGGCTCTATGACGGTTCCATCTTCCTCAAAATTAGTGTTTTCCTGCCAAAGGTAAACCTTTGTTATCACTTGTCCAGTAATTGATTTTACCGATAACATCTTTGATTACAGAACGTCCCCAGTCAACAAAAACCAATGGTTCCAACTTATAAACTCATGATGCATTGGTGAAACTGTACTGTAGGGTGAggcaccaaagtaaagtgtgttAAATCCCATAATTACTCCTCTTACATCATATAAATTACAGAGGTAACTTATATGAAAAACAATTGCCTGATGAAAATAATGTCATATATAGCATCTCATTATCCAATATATTGCAGACGAGAAGCAGTTTTCGATCAAACCAAACACTAAAGAGTAGAACAATCATGTATGTAATGCAATAACCAAACACCAGTCCAAGTGTAACTTAAAAACCAAAcccacgcaaaaaaaaaaaaatcaatggtcGCTCAAGGCAAGCAGGAACTGTATCCTAATTATATGACACATATCAACAGATTTCATTTATTACAagtcacttctgtccattttaaATCCTGCCCTACACCACTATGTTGGTCTCTGTAAAAGGTACATCTATGTTCAAAACTTCAAAATGTATACTCCCAGTCACTCTCAATTCAGTCGAATACACAGATAAGATCTCTAAAGGAATAACAAGCTTTAGAGTAAAATAAAGATGCAGAACAGACATCCTAATTACAACATCACAGACACACAAaatctcatagaatcaaaaaaaaaaaaaaattgaaactatagGTATTCATAAATCTGCTGCGCTCACCTTATACGTTCTAACTTCAGCTTCATCAATAGCATTTGGCTCTTCACCAGAAATCAAGTCATCAATCATCTGAACTCGCCTCTTGGATCGCTCATGTGCGGCAACTGTCGTATCAAAAATCTCCACTGGTGGAGCCTCTGCCGGTCCACATACAGCCACCTCTTCCgccacttcctctttaactttcttcttccctttcgGAAATCTAGGTTTCTTCTCCCTGTACCTCACAATAATAATAGCAAAACGtaagaaacaaaaccctaatcGCAGATAAACCCTAGAAACAGAAAATTAAGattcataaattagggttttgcttacACTGGAGGTTTACTGATATCTTCGTCTAAGTACAGTTTTCGTTTATTCGAacgtgatgatgatgaagttccttccATTGATTCTTCGGAGTTTCTCTCTTTCTCACTTCTTCAGCgacaaatttttattttgttgaaGTAAAGAGAAATTCGGGTCCGGTATATTTATACTAGGGCTGGCGGTGTAGGATATACTATACTTTTTATCCGGGCCGGTTTTGTTTGAGATGGATGGTGATGAATGGACCGTCGATTCTTCTTCCCGTGCTAGGCAATGTAGTATATTTCACTGTAGTAGTGATTCTACCGCTAGGATTACTAGGTAGTCCAGGAAACCCAGTACCGGTTACTCTCTAATCCacccctaaaataaaattataatatttattccctagtccaaaacgtgcgggtcacacaagacaagtttttcaaaagtaccaaaaataccctttctgcaactccacgaacaaatcaaattcagtttctttctctcttttttcatctcagatttgtttctctttgattttctctgctcctgcgttttggttcatcacagtatctggtagtgtctttcaattaggctcatcacagttattatctcgtaaatcatctgtgcttcgaaatcagattcgaacaaggtatttatctcgtaaatcatcttcctctgctattgttcttggaatgttgatgaataattaggtttattctgatccgatttctatcagaatagttgtctatgatgtacattgttatctttcttttatgatttcagttttgtgatgatttatattgttcaattcagtttccgttcgatttacattgtgatttttgtgtgtttcaattaggtatcttaaaatcgaattaggtGAATCTCATattcgaacaaggtatgttactataatcaccttttctctgctgctgttctgttttagtttctttgtaatctgatataggtttgttttactgtattttttgatataggtttgttttgttagatagatcgtgtagtaattttgtattctctttttgatatagttgcagttcttctatttatagaagatgaaactaaaacatatttatatgttgtaaaatatattctacatgttacataccaatacgtactgcatatagcctgcaaatatatcttactaaaatacagtagatgccaatacatatcaatatgtataacgtataggaattcagagacttagttattctacatgttacataccaatacgtactacatatagcctgcgctcttagtatgtatcgtgcaatacagtagatgacaatacatatcaatatgtataacttatatccattcagagacttagttaatttttgaaacattataagtctatcaaaatgtactgtttttgttgtttacaACTGTACTGAAAATATGTATAACTTAtatacattacaagtgtactgaaaatactgtttttgttgtttcttagaacatcttttggtttttaaaacattataagtctatcaaaatgtagttattgtagttattttcgaataatgaaatatgttgttaagtctatcaaaatgtcagtatttatcaccagtagtgaagtatttacatactgaagtAGTTTCTGGTTatccatcagttttttttagatgcataatacattatgcattatttttgttttagctgcataatgtcttatgcattactttttttcacttttctggttatgcgtcagttttttttagatgcataaaacattatgcattattttgttttagctgcataatgtcttatgcattacttttctcacttttctggttatgcatcagttttttttttagatgcataagacattatgcattaatttttttttgctgcataacgtcttatgcattacttttctcactttttctggttatgcatcagtttttttagatgcataagacattatgcattattttgttttagctgcatattgtcttatgcattacttttttcacttttctgatttatggatttttatgcacgtgcataatgtcttctgcatcattttgtttagtgcataagacattatgcattattttgttttagctgcataatgtcttatgcattacttttttttcactttttctggttatgcatcagttttttttagatgcataatacattatgcattatttttgttttagctgcataatggcttatgcattactttttttcacttttctggttatgcgtcagttttttttagatgcataagacattatgcattattttgttttagctgcataatgtcttatgcattacttttctcacttttctggttatgcatcagttttttttagatgcataagacattatgcattaatttttttttgctgcataatgtcttatgcattattttgttttatttttgttcgcctttgctggtggtgaaggagtagcatcctttgtcaattttttccttttgcttcagtagttgctgctgctgtttttctttttctttttgcttcaggagcatcatctgctttctttcccttggtttttgctgtttttgtaaaccaaaagttttgtacacattacatatcagtatggtacaacatataacttgtaaaaatgaagtaaaaattgcatacaacatattgatatgtagtacacatataaattgacatactaaattttagtatgtattagttaaacaacaatacatttcaatatgtaacagtacatattttaggttttgggaatattgcatgtcaatatgaagtacatGTTAgactttgtttttgatttgatttacttttttcctgaggaaccttactcatataacttgtcaaaatgaagtacaaattgcagactacatatcaaaaagttttgtacacattacatatcagtatggtacaacatataacttgtcaAAATGAGATTTAACAGTAGGGGAGGTTCatgttggtgaatcatcggtagacttccttcttcttttcactggtgtacgagatttagcagtaggggaggtttctgttgctgaatcatcgacagatttgcttcttcttttcaatAGTGTAGGAGATTTAGAAGCAGGGGACGcttctgttggtgaatcatcgtcagatttctttcttattttcactggtgatggagatacttcagtaatttcttctgtaatcgtcctcttaatttttctacttgtaccaatttcttcttcaattgaatttaatgaaaATTAGGTCAGATACTGAAAGAAGAAGCAATTTCTGTTTCTGATAATGGTGATTTTTCGATCTTTTTCTGATAATGGTGATTAATTGAGTTAGGTTGCAGAAGAGAGACGGGAGCAGTTTTCTGAATGTGAAGAAAGACGAAGCAGTTTGCGtttctcaattgagagttaggttgcagaagagatagagaatgcaactggaaaaaaatgaaaagaaaacagaCGGAAACTGTACACATCACGTGGTCCAGGGCATGTAGGTAAAATAACATGTTTTTAAACTTTATTTGACTAGCCATTAATTGTTATATCCCGCTGGACCAGCCAGTAATCcgggtcgggttttctggactaaatAGTAAAGATCTCATTCTACTGTCTTAAGTGGTAGTGACCGGGTTTGGATAGGCTTTCGGTTCTCATCACTCCTGCCATTTTATTTTTGTCTCTCGACTTAACAGGCATGGGCTATGTTGTACTAGGTGGTGtgcaatggaaaacacacagaaacttgcaagtatacaaggtcaagtttatagaatagaaggaaagcaggggaaagtccacagggagtgggagcactataagagaaacctaagctaacaatggagacagtgagcaagacaaagtaatatggcatacaaagtggcagaagtaaagaaccaaagcagcaaggtaaagcaaagcagcaaagaaaacagctaagaaccaaggcttggaagccaagggcagagggagattttgtgcactgttttcagtgcacagagactacaaattgcaagacaataggcgagcaacacagctaagaaatataaactgaatttgaagcaaagcaagactgaaaattgtaagtgactgaagaaagaaattgtgggttaagctaggctttgaatccacccttgtgacctatccagaaaatgcaattctaggtttaaaatcttaagcatacaaatggaatggaaagagaattagcttgctatgagcactaatttctcccattgctcaatcaaaacaaagcactaaggctctaacctagcattccactatcagacagtgcactgaggtttcatctaaacctcagctgcaacaatttagctcatgctcaacatataaccaacattaacattcatcacatatgataataagagcaaaatcaaacaaaacaagactgaaaatttacaaaacaaatgaaccaacagtgtaaacatgaa
This genomic interval carries:
- the LOC113335857 gene encoding uncharacterized protein LOC113335857; the encoded protein is MEGTSSSSRSNKRKLYLDEDISKPPVEKKPRFPKGKKKVKEEVAEEVAVCGPAEAPPVEIFDTTVAAHERSKRRVQMIDDLISGEEPNAIDEAEVRTYKENTNFEEDGTVIEPFNLEQEREDGYFDENGNFVHYATDKGVKDAWLDSVDAESNFAPKSFAEKSFNKVKDDEEADELSSDDVGKLKRRIADLLEPEETVLQALKRLKGTSNGKKEKMPEQIKLIFDQLTEDSMKLMDNGDYDVYNEKKEAFEREAEGYERLARAREGIFLGAGSASIQDISGNADDDFDMFAEDDKGPVSNASSDVNGFISGSVGEELPSEGADLQSDYIFDESSGYYYSSSLGYYYDPTSGLYCSASSGKWYSFNEQAGMYDEVQGDGETAAPIN